The following proteins come from a genomic window of Miscanthus floridulus cultivar M001 chromosome 2, ASM1932011v1, whole genome shotgun sequence:
- the LOC136515570 gene encoding phosphatidylinositol/phosphatidylcholine transfer protein SFH10-like, which translates to MANASKHLQPSGNDRKYQGMLVASPAKTISPKCVNRIVPSKQLILGGDSIGHVVSFLIKVVALEAVRRVSKARCPFIWNSVQALQILVYPPFSWIQRWAPLKFLVQGIQKLSMPLLFLSVTTTVSELSSKRDDEPDNNTEHSETPSETNEVASTSGTSDAADGTKEIVQENWLVLLFRELEKQGITLPERFTEDELRRFYVAANGDFSSLLSSVKKTIRWRETFHILTLQELDKWSHLVFWHGFDTMLRPCLVIRLGLACSSIPPRDRPRFGQAVVSQIDHGVVNLTNEEDSRITVLLDCHGISPFRFPMQMMRSFITVVQENYPNRLGVLFVVRLPPVVRVIAQTFLQVLKPSTKQKLRFEGDSYKKTLAEFLQVVPAFLGGKCSCPQCEKPRNSSVIQAGEGSRNQPRLVSVDDGSPVTDFDFDEEEIPSAYSCENAIRAAIIGLLMVCIFIAVLAGMNDPASVPPSA; encoded by the exons ATGGCGAATGCGAGCAAACACTTGCAACCGTCAGGCAATGACAGGAAGTACCAGGGCATGTTGGTTGCTTCTCCAGCAAAGACTATTTCACCAAAGTGTGTGAACCGCATTGTGCCATCAAAACAACTGATCTTGGGTGGGGATTCAATAGGCCATGTGGTCTCATTTCTGATTAAGGTCGTTGCTCTTGAGGCAGTCAGAAGAGTTTCTAAAGCAAGATGCCCATTCATATGGAATTCTGTTCAAGCATTGCAAATCCTTGTGTATCCTCCATTTAGTTGGATCCAAAGATGGGCACCACTCAAATTTCTCGTGCAGGGAATTCAG AAACTATCCATGCCACTGTTGTTTCTGTCAGTCACAACAACAGTAAGTGAGCTGTCTTCCAAGCGTGACGATGAACCAGATAACAATACAGAACATTCTGAGACACCTTCTGAAACAAATGAAGTGGCATCAACTTCTGGCACAAG TGATGCTGCTGATGGCACAAAGGAAATCGTGCAAGAGAACTGGCTTGTGTTACTTTTCAGGGAGCTTGAGAAGCAAGGCATCACTTTGCCTGAGAG GTTTACTGAAGATGAGTTACGCAGATTTTATGTCGCTGCAAATGGTGACTTTTCAAGTTTACTCTCTTCGGTTAAGAAGACAATTCGTTGGAGGGAAACATTTCACATACTTACATTGCAAGAACTTGATAAATGGTCTCACTTAGTCTTTTGGCATGGATTTGACACGATGCTTCGGCCTTGTTTAGTAATTCGTCTCGGACTTGCATGCTCCAGCATACCACCTCGTGATAGACCCCGTTTCGGGCAAGCAGTAG TTTCTCAAATTGACCATGGTGTTGTAAATTTGACCAATGAAGAAGATTCAAGAATTACTGTTTTGCTGGATTGCCATGGGATTTCTCCATTCAGATTTCCAATGCAAATGATGAGGTCATTTATCACTGTAGTTCAAGAAAACTACCCGAATCGTCTTGGGGTATTGTTTGTTGTCCGCCTTCCTCCAGTTGTCAGAGTTATTGCACAGACATTTCTTCAA GTTTTGAAACCATCCACAAAGCAGAAGTTACGCTTTGAGGGAGATTCGTACAAGAAGACATTGGCAGAGTTCTTGCAGGTTGTGCCAGCGTTTCTGGGCGGTAAATGCAGCTGCCCACAATGTGAGAAGCCTCGTAATAGTTCAGTGATACAGGCAGGGGAAGGGAGCAGGAACCAGCCTCGCTTGGTCAGCGTTGATGACGGATCACCTGTCACAGACTTCGACTTCGATGAAGAAGAGATCCCATCAGCTTATAGCTGCGAGAACGCCATCAGGGCCGCAATAATCGGCCTGCTGATGGTGTGCATCTTCATCGCGGTTCTGGCTGGGATGAACGACCCCGCATCCGTTCCACCCAGTGCCTGA
- the LOC136515579 gene encoding zinc finger protein GIS2-like — MTSSRSNSRSRSRSRSRSRSRSRSPRRRDRLRSERAPRRSRSRSRSRSPYRRRERRGYRDLVCKNCRRPGHFAKECPSAPTCNNCNLPGHFAAECTSQTVCWNCKESGHIASECKNEALCHTCNKTGHLARDCPTSGANAKLCNKCFKPGHIAVDCTNERACNNCRQPGHIARECKNDPVCNLCNVSGHVARVCPKTTLASEIQGGPFRDILCRICGQPGHISRNCIATIICDTCGGRGHMSYECPSARIFDRGLRRF; from the exons ATGACTTCATCAAGAAGCAACAGCAGGAGCAGAAGTAGAAGCCGCAGTCGCAGCAGGAGCAGGAGCCGCAGTCCTCGGCGAAGAGATAGGTTGCGCAGTGAACGTGCACCCCGCCGCAGTCGCAGTCGCAGCAGGAGCCGCAGTCCATACCGTCGCAGAGAACGGCGTGGCTACAG GGATCTTGTATGCAAGAACTGCCGGAGACCTGGGCACTTCGCTAAGGAGTGCCCATCTGCGCCTACGTGCAATAACTGTAATCTTCCAGG CCACTTCGCAGCAGAATGCACCTCACAAACTGTTTGCTGGAACTGCAAAGAGTCTGGGCACATTGCCAGTGAGTGCAAGAATGAGGCCCTGTGCCACACCTGCAACAAGACAGGTCACTTGGCACGTGATTGCCCTACTTCAGGGGCTAACGCTAAGCTATGCAACAAATGTTTTAAACCAGGCCACATCGCTGTTGACTGCACCAATGAACGGGCCTGCAACAACTGCCGTCAACCAGGGCACATAGCTCGGGAGTGCAAGAACGACCCGGTTTGCAACCTGTGCAATGTCTCTGGTCATGTTGCCCGCGTCTGTCCAAAGACGACTCTGGCTTCAGAGATACAGGGTGGCCCATTCCGTGATATCCTTTGCCGCATCTGTGGTCAGCCAGGGCACATCAGCCGCAACTGCATTGCAACCATCATCTGTGACACATGCGGTGGGAGGGGGCACATGTCTTATGAGTGCCCGTCGGCCAGGATATTCGATCGCGGGCTCCGCAGGTTCTGA
- the LOC136515588 gene encoding actin-depolymerizing factor 3-like, whose translation MANARSGVAVNDECMLKFGELQSKRLHRFITYKMDDKFKEIVVDQVGDRTTSYEDFTNSLPENDCRYAIYDFDFVTAEDVQKSRIFYILWSPDSAKVKSKMLYASSNQKFKSGLNGIQVELQATDASEISIDQIKDRAR comes from the exons ATG GCAAATGCAAGATCGGGTGTCGCTGTGAATGACGAGTGCATGCTGAAGTTCGGCGAGCTGCAGTCGAAGAGGCTGCACCGCTTCATAACTTACAAGATGGACGACAAGTTCAAGGAGATAGTTGTGGACCAGGTTGGGGATCGCACTACCAGCTACGAGGACTTCACAAACAGCCTCCCTGAGAATGACTGCCGATACGCAATCTATGATTTCGACTTTGTGACTGCAGAGGATGTCCAGAAGAGCAGGATCTTCTATATCCTATG GTCCCCAGACTCTGCAAAGGTGAAGAGCAAGATGCTTTACGCAAGCTCGAACCAGAAGTTCAAGAGTGGGCTCAATGGCATTCAGGTGGAGCTCCAGGCTACAGATGCAAGTGAAATCAGCATTGATCAGATCAAGGATCGGGCACGCTAG
- the LOC136535996 gene encoding zinc finger protein ZAT1-like codes for MKRPRTEQEPAGEVSLALSLSTTESSTTSDSTGTPSSSAKRARRRGAVVATSGEGEFVCKTCSRAFTSFQALGGHRTSHLRGRHGLELGVGARALKQAAAAANGGSGGDKPPQQQQHECHICGLGFEMGQALGGHMRRHREEMGAADAWVWRTEAPRAAAIDPPVLLELFTYSRASSSALRLYKRPACTRRSQHQHIHIPRRPAAACSAPPSSHTSRVGPPFTSLSQHLELDRKPLVPSPADRLVYMAKHPRDSASGAVPLSLALSLGGGGVAPEHGSSKRHRRAAAGGGDGGGEFVCKTCSRAFGSFQALGGHRTSHLRGRHGLALGMPAPAPAKDDAKETTTKQAAPASHLCHVCGLGFEMGQALGGHMRRHREEAAATTAQAPPVLLQLFV; via the exons ATGAAGCGCCCTAGGACGGAGCAGGAGCCGGCGGGCGAGGTGTCGCTGGCGCTGTCGCTGAGCACTACGGAATCGTCCACGACGTCGGACTCCACGGGGACCCCGTCGTCGTCGGCGAAGCGGGCGCGGCGGAGGGGCGCCGTGGTGGCCACGTCGGGGGAGGGGGAGTTCGTCTGCAAGACCTGCAGCCGCGCCTTCACCTCGTTCCAGGCGCTCGGCGGCCACCGGACCAGCCACCTGCGGGGCCGCCACGGCCTCGAGCTCGGCGTCGGCGCCAGGGCGCTCAagcaggccgccgccgcggccaacGGCGGCAGCGGAGGAGACAAGCCGCCGCAACAGCAGCAGCACGAGTGCCACATCTGCGGGCTCGGCTTCGAGATGGGGCAGGCGCTGGGCGGCCACATGAGGAGGCACCGCGAGGAGATGGGCGCCGCCGACGCCTGGGTCTGGCGCACCGAGgccccgcgcgccgccgccaTCGATCCGCCCGTCTTGCTCGAGCTCTTCACTT ACAGCAGAGCGTCTTCCTCCGCGCTCCGCTTATATAAAAGGCCAGCATGCACTCGCCGGAGCCAACACCAACACATCCACATTCCACGACGACCAGCTGCGGCCTGCTCTGCTCCTCCGAGCTCGCATACATCCCGCGTCGGTCCTCCGTTCACCTCTCTCTCCCAACATCTTGAGCTCGATCGCAAGCCCTTAGTTCCATCCCCAGCCGACCGTTTGGTGTACATGGCGAAGCACCCGAGAGACTCCGCCTCCGGCGCCGTGCCGCTCTCCCTCGCGCTgtccctcggcggcggcggcgtggccccCGAGCACGGCAGCAGCAAGAGGCACCGGCGCGCTGCGGCGGGCGgcggggacggcggcggcgagttCGTCTGCAAGACGTGCAGCCGCGCCTTCGGGTCGTTCCAGGCGCTGGGCGGGCACAGGACCAGCCACCTGCGGGGCCGCCACGGCCTCGCGCTCGGGAtgcccgcgccggcgccggcgaaggACGACGCCAAGGAGACCACGACGAAGCAGGCGGCGCCCGCGAGCCACCTGTGCCACGTCTGCGGGCTCGGCTTCGAGATGGGCCAAGCGCTCGGTGGCCACATGCGTCGCCACCGCGAggaggccgccgccaccaccgcgcaGGCGCCGCCCGTCCTCCTCCAGCTCTTCGTGTAG